One genomic segment of Salinigranum rubrum includes these proteins:
- a CDS encoding DUF1059 domain-containing protein, whose product MSKRLDCPMEGCHASIEGETEEEIMAQAEAHAASAHPDLTLDEETAASIRSKIVDA is encoded by the coding sequence ATGTCGAAACGACTCGACTGTCCGATGGAGGGGTGTCACGCGAGCATCGAGGGCGAGACCGAGGAGGAGATCATGGCGCAGGCGGAAGCACACGCCGCGAGCGCGCATCCGGACCTGACGCTGGACGAGGAGACGGCCGCGTCCATCCGGTCGAAGATCGTGGACGCCTGA
- a CDS encoding DUF6498-containing protein, translating to MRLLPPRESSRLAVVGLVAANAVPLVGVALLGWQLSVVMVIYWLESGVIGALNVPKVLLAAGSEVPENFNATINGRQVDLSGPTEPRDGLHLYPENTPIAGFFVMHYGIFWVVHGVFVFTLFAPSPFSNAFGLSTVLLGLGGMVVSHAGSFLVNFVGNEEYRATSPGLQMKEPYRRVIVLHVTIVLGAFVVTAVGAPVAALLLLVGLKTATDLHAHLKEHRRAAERRRERVKTGERDRRAESIEVG from the coding sequence ATGCGTCTGCTGCCTCCGCGCGAGTCGTCACGGCTAGCCGTCGTGGGACTCGTCGCGGCCAACGCGGTGCCCCTCGTCGGCGTCGCCCTCCTCGGGTGGCAGCTCTCGGTCGTCATGGTCATCTACTGGCTCGAAAGCGGCGTCATCGGCGCGCTGAACGTCCCGAAGGTCCTGCTCGCGGCCGGCTCGGAAGTCCCGGAGAACTTCAACGCGACCATCAACGGCCGGCAGGTCGACCTCTCCGGCCCCACAGAGCCGAGAGACGGTCTCCACCTCTACCCCGAGAACACGCCCATCGCGGGCTTCTTCGTCATGCACTACGGGATATTCTGGGTCGTCCACGGCGTCTTCGTCTTCACCCTGTTCGCCCCCTCCCCCTTCTCGAACGCGTTCGGGCTCTCGACGGTGCTTTTGGGCCTCGGCGGCATGGTCGTGAGCCACGCCGGGTCGTTTCTCGTCAACTTCGTCGGCAACGAGGAGTACCGCGCCACCTCCCCGGGACTCCAGATGAAAGAGCCGTACCGCCGCGTCATCGTCCTCCACGTCACCATCGTCCTCGGGGCGTTCGTGGTCACCGCAGTCGGCGCGCCCGTCGCCGCGTTGCTCCTCCTCGTGGGACTGAAGACCGCGACCGACCTCCACGCGCACCTGAAAGAACACCGCCGGGCGGCCGAACGTCGGCGCGAGCGGGTAAAAACGGGTGAACGCGACCGCCGGGCCGAATCCATCGAGGTCGGCTGA
- a CDS encoding uracil-DNA glycosylase — translation MDTEPGVEFDGRRVTACERCPELVESRSRIVNGVGPDDADVVFVGEGPGATEDEEGEPFVGRSGSVLDEALRDAGLSRGDVRITNCVRCRPPENRDPTTEELGNCRGFLEAELRSVEPDVVVTLGKVPSQHLLERSVAVTKEAGSVHDLRLDGTTTRLLVSVHPAATLYDRSQREGFFETIAEAARLAGVREDGDGQSSLGDF, via the coding sequence ATGGACACCGAACCCGGGGTCGAGTTCGACGGACGGCGGGTGACGGCGTGCGAGCGCTGCCCCGAACTCGTCGAGTCGCGGAGTCGCATCGTCAACGGCGTCGGTCCCGACGACGCCGACGTCGTCTTCGTCGGCGAGGGACCCGGCGCGACCGAGGACGAGGAGGGCGAGCCGTTCGTCGGGCGGTCGGGGAGCGTGCTGGACGAGGCGCTGCGCGACGCCGGGCTGAGCCGGGGGGACGTCCGCATCACGAACTGCGTCCGGTGTCGACCGCCGGAGAACCGCGACCCCACGACGGAGGAACTTGGGAACTGCCGGGGGTTCCTCGAAGCCGAGTTACGGTCGGTGGAGCCGGACGTGGTCGTGACGCTCGGGAAGGTGCCCTCTCAGCACCTGCTCGAACGGTCGGTCGCCGTGACCAAGGAGGCCGGGAGCGTCCACGACCTTCGGCTCGACGGGACCACGACGCGCCTCCTCGTCTCCGTTCACCCGGCGGCGACGCTGTACGACCGCAGTCAGCGCGAGGGCTTCTTCGAAACCATCGCCGAGGCCGCTCGCCTCGCGGGCGTTCGCGAGGACGGGGACGGCCAGTCGAGCCTCGGCGACTTTTAA
- a CDS encoding endonuclease dU produces MKAGTRAVGIAASDGATEGDPSVLCGAVVRADRVVDGFSFATCTVGGTDATSAMASLPVLGRDDVQFVFLAGVAPAWFNVVDLPRLGTAVDRPVLAVSFEASAGLEPALREAFAGEALEDRLAVYERLPPRRRVSVNGETVFVRTVGCDSEDDAADVVRAFTPEGGRPEPLRVARLAARGARERFLDGA; encoded by the coding sequence GTGAAGGCCGGAACCCGCGCCGTCGGCATCGCGGCGTCCGACGGTGCGACCGAGGGCGACCCGAGCGTGCTCTGTGGCGCGGTGGTCCGCGCCGACCGGGTCGTCGACGGCTTCTCCTTCGCGACGTGTACCGTCGGAGGGACCGACGCGACGAGCGCGATGGCGTCCCTCCCGGTCCTCGGCCGCGATGACGTCCAGTTCGTCTTTCTCGCGGGCGTCGCGCCCGCCTGGTTCAACGTGGTCGACCTCCCCCGTCTGGGGACCGCCGTCGACCGTCCCGTCCTCGCCGTCTCGTTCGAGGCGAGCGCCGGCCTCGAACCCGCGCTCCGCGAGGCGTTCGCGGGCGAGGCGCTGGAGGACCGGCTCGCGGTCTACGAGCGACTGCCGCCCCGTCGGCGCGTCTCGGTGAACGGCGAGACGGTGTTCGTGCGGACGGTGGGCTGTGACAGCGAGGACGACGCCGCCGACGTCGTTCGGGCGTTCACACCCGAAGGCGGCCGCCCGGAGCCGCTGCGGGTGGCGCGGCTGGCGGCGCGTGGCGCGCGCGAGCGGTTTCTCGACGGGGCGTGA
- a CDS encoding DUF5786 family protein: MGFGSYDESEQENQEIDADYDEEDAEQTARNTHDGSVEYDIGASNDELLDRLQDIKRTEE, from the coding sequence ATGGGGTTCGGAAGCTACGACGAGTCAGAGCAAGAGAACCAGGAGATAGACGCCGACTACGACGAAGAGGACGCGGAACAGACCGCCAGAAACACCCACGACGGGTCCGTCGAGTACGACATCGGGGCGTCGAACGACGAACTGCTCGACCGGTTACAGGACATCAAGCGGACCGAAGAGTGA
- a CDS encoding MBL fold metallo-hydrolase gives MSEAVVLVTADADQFTCNAYLLLGETPTLVDAGTMPGVARVVADHTDTLDRVVLTHQHSDHVGRLDEVVDAFDPDVFAYADHPHRTEAIEDGDRVAMGDERFDVVYTPGHATDHVSLVSETRLFSGDVVVYNDGAYDDGSFGRTDMAGQSRERLITSLKALLERLPDSVTSMYAGHGDAFHAADHDDSVRDVVERALSRAELRQPKYPEE, from the coding sequence ATGAGCGAAGCCGTCGTTCTCGTCACCGCGGACGCCGACCAGTTCACCTGTAACGCGTACCTCCTGCTCGGCGAGACGCCGACGCTCGTCGACGCGGGGACCATGCCCGGCGTCGCACGCGTCGTCGCCGACCACACCGACACGCTCGACCGGGTCGTCCTCACGCACCAGCACTCCGACCACGTCGGGCGGTTGGACGAGGTGGTCGACGCGTTCGACCCCGACGTGTTCGCCTACGCCGACCACCCCCACAGAACCGAGGCCATCGAGGACGGTGACCGGGTCGCGATGGGCGACGAGCGGTTCGACGTGGTGTACACGCCCGGTCACGCCACCGACCACGTCTCGCTCGTCTCCGAGACGCGACTGTTCAGCGGCGACGTAGTCGTCTACAACGACGGCGCGTACGACGACGGGAGTTTCGGGCGAACCGACATGGCCGGGCAGTCGCGCGAACGGCTCATCACGAGCCTCAAAGCGCTCCTGGAGCGTCTCCCCGACTCGGTCACCTCGATGTACGCCGGCCACGGCGACGCGTTCCACGCGGCCGACCACGACGACTCCGTTCGTGACGTCGTCGAGCGGGCGCTCTCGCGGGCCGAACTGCGCCAGCCGAAGTACCCCGAAGAGTAA
- a CDS encoding 50S ribosomal protein L40e, with protein MASFDAAEKRTLSKQICMRCNARNPQRATSCRKCGYKNLRPKSKERRAA; from the coding sequence ATGGCGAGTTTCGACGCTGCCGAAAAACGGACGCTGAGCAAACAGATCTGCATGCGCTGTAACGCGCGGAACCCCCAGCGGGCCACGAGTTGCCGCAAGTGCGGATACAAGAACCTCCGTCCGAAGTCGAAAGAGCGACGGGCGGCCTGA
- a CDS encoding thioredoxin family protein gives MSVRLKDFYADWCGPCKQQDAILEDIVAEWGDDLELEKVDVDEKQDVANEYQVRSLPTLVVENEEGVVDRFVGVTQREDIEAALSEASA, from the coding sequence ATGAGCGTCCGACTCAAAGACTTCTACGCCGACTGGTGTGGCCCGTGCAAGCAGCAAGACGCGATCCTCGAGGACATCGTCGCGGAGTGGGGCGACGACCTCGAACTCGAGAAGGTCGACGTCGACGAGAAGCAGGACGTCGCCAACGAGTACCAGGTTCGGTCGCTCCCGACGCTCGTCGTCGAGAACGAGGAGGGCGTCGTCGACCGCTTCGTCGGCGTCACCCAGCGCGAGGACATCGAGGCCGCATTGAGCGAAGCCTCCGCGTAA
- a CDS encoding preprotein translocase subunit Sec61beta — translation MSSGQNSGGLMSSAGLVRYFDAEDRNAIRIDPKTVVAFGLLFGVLVMVLNVVAL, via the coding sequence ATGAGCAGTGGACAGAACAGTGGCGGCCTGATGTCGAGCGCGGGGCTCGTCCGCTACTTCGACGCCGAGGACCGCAACGCGATCCGTATCGACCCCAAGACCGTCGTGGCGTTCGGCCTCCTCTTCGGCGTCCTCGTGATGGTGCTGAACGTCGTCGCGCTGTAG
- the pdxT gene encoding pyridoxal 5'-phosphate synthase glutaminase subunit PdxT gives MIHAGVIAVQGDVSEHARAIERAAAAHDEEATVHEIRRAGIVPDCDVLLLPGGESTTISRLLRQEGIAPELRDHVVAGKPVLATCAGLIVAARDAKDDRVETLGLVDVTVDRNAFGRQVDSFEAPIDVAGLDDPFPAVFIRAPLIDEIGESVEVLAEWEGRPVAVRDGPVVGTSFHPELTADVRLHRLAFFSDLLTEAAD, from the coding sequence ATGATTCACGCGGGCGTCATCGCCGTCCAGGGCGACGTCTCGGAACACGCACGGGCCATCGAACGGGCCGCCGCCGCCCACGACGAGGAGGCGACGGTCCACGAGATCAGACGTGCCGGTATCGTCCCCGACTGCGACGTCCTCCTGCTGCCGGGCGGCGAGTCGACGACCATCTCCCGACTCCTCCGGCAGGAGGGAATCGCTCCCGAACTCAGAGACCACGTCGTCGCCGGCAAGCCCGTTCTGGCCACCTGTGCCGGACTCATCGTCGCCGCGCGCGACGCGAAGGACGACCGCGTCGAGACGCTCGGCCTCGTCGACGTGACGGTCGACCGCAACGCGTTCGGCCGGCAGGTCGACAGCTTCGAGGCTCCTATCGACGTTGCCGGCCTCGACGACCCCTTCCCCGCGGTGTTCATCCGCGCGCCGCTCATCGACGAAATCGGCGAGAGCGTCGAGGTCCTCGCGGAGTGGGAGGGCCGCCCCGTCGCGGTCCGCGACGGCCCCGTGGTCGGCACGTCGTTCCACCCCGAACTCACCGCGGACGTCCGCCTCCACCGGCTAGCGTTCTTCTCGGACCTCCTGACCGAGGCGGCGGACTGA
- the hisE gene encoding phosphoribosyl-ATP diphosphatase, which translates to MSDDADATDEDVLDSLFSTIEARQRDLPEGSYTASLFTHEKGENAVLEKLGEESTELILAAKDDDHEELLHESADFVYHLLVLLAMKDLSVDDLRTELEARF; encoded by the coding sequence ATGAGCGACGACGCGGACGCGACGGACGAAGACGTTCTCGACTCCCTCTTCTCGACAATCGAGGCGCGACAGCGCGACCTGCCCGAGGGGTCGTACACCGCCTCGCTGTTCACCCACGAGAAGGGTGAGAACGCCGTGTTAGAGAAACTGGGCGAGGAGTCCACCGAACTCATCCTGGCTGCGAAGGACGACGACCACGAGGAACTGCTGCACGAGTCCGCGGACTTCGTCTACCACCTGCTCGTCCTGCTGGCGATGAAAGACCTCTCGGTCGATGACCTCAGAACCGAACTCGAAGCGCGCTTTTGA
- the npdG gene encoding NADPH-dependent F420 reductase: protein MRIALLGGTGDIGQGLALRWAYDTDHEILVGSRDPDRAREKVEEYLTELDSRGVEASVKGFANEMAADRARVVVLAVPPYHVDDTVSSVADSLSEGDILVSPATGIKRDDEGFHYHRPGAGSVTRLVADAAPEGVHVVGAFHNLPAGRLADLDADLGIDTLVVGDDPDATDMVSRLAEEIEGLRALNAGGIANAPEIEALTPLLINVASNNDGMHDLGVRFR from the coding sequence ATGCGCATCGCACTGCTCGGCGGAACGGGTGACATCGGTCAGGGGCTCGCGCTCCGATGGGCGTACGACACGGACCACGAGATCCTCGTCGGGTCGCGCGACCCCGACCGCGCCCGCGAGAAGGTCGAAGAGTATCTGACCGAACTGGACAGCCGCGGGGTCGAGGCGAGCGTGAAAGGCTTCGCCAACGAGATGGCCGCCGACCGCGCGAGAGTGGTCGTCCTCGCCGTCCCGCCGTACCACGTCGACGACACCGTCTCCTCGGTCGCTGACTCGCTGTCGGAGGGCGACATCCTCGTCTCGCCGGCGACGGGCATCAAGCGCGACGACGAGGGCTTTCACTACCACCGCCCCGGCGCCGGGTCGGTGACGCGACTCGTCGCCGACGCCGCCCCCGAGGGCGTCCACGTCGTCGGCGCGTTCCACAACCTCCCGGCCGGTCGGCTCGCGGACCTCGACGCTGATCTGGGCATAGACACGCTGGTCGTCGGCGACGACCCCGACGCGACGGACATGGTGTCGCGGCTGGCCGAGGAAATCGAGGGGCTCCGCGCACTGAACGCGGGAGGCATCGCCAACGCCCCGGAGATCGAGGCGCTGACGCCGCTTCTCATCAACGTCGCCTCGAACAACGACGGGATGCACGACCTGGGCGTGCGGTTTCGGTAA
- a CDS encoding DUF7534 family protein, protein MSRFPAYVVTMLALDLLGMSLAAGVLPPALRTYGFGATLLLAPLAAYWLIYREGFERLSLGRLLGRESDDE, encoded by the coding sequence ATGAGCCGCTTCCCGGCGTACGTCGTCACGATGCTCGCCCTCGACCTCCTCGGGATGTCGCTCGCCGCCGGCGTGCTTCCGCCGGCGCTGCGGACGTACGGGTTCGGAGCGACCCTCCTCCTCGCACCGCTCGCGGCGTACTGGCTGATCTACCGCGAGGGATTCGAGCGACTCAGCCTCGGACGACTCCTGGGTCGGGAGTCGGACGACGAGTGA
- a CDS encoding TIGR01548 family HAD-type hydrolase, with translation MQVDAVVLDIDGVLVDVADSYRRAIVESIERVYDETLPAGAIQAFKNAGGFNNDWELTYAAALFVLAGREGYDADVERFTAEIADGDGGLAAAEAVVAAALSEEEHDRVRAAWDPPRLRRVFQALYLGSDRYRELEGGEPPFESVGYIHDEPVLVTEGALARLQGEYDLGVLTGRPASEADIALDRVGLAVPDEHRFTMDDWEEGKPHPHALVTLAERFDADRIAFVGDTLDDVRTAVNAREVDTGREYYGIGVLTGGLRGSEGREKFVAAGADAVVETVNDLSALFGDL, from the coding sequence ATGCAGGTCGATGCGGTCGTGCTCGACATCGACGGCGTGCTCGTCGACGTCGCCGACTCCTACCGGCGGGCCATCGTCGAGTCCATCGAGCGGGTGTACGACGAGACCCTTCCCGCAGGAGCGATTCAGGCGTTCAAGAACGCCGGCGGCTTCAACAACGACTGGGAACTCACCTACGCGGCCGCGCTGTTCGTCCTCGCCGGGCGAGAGGGATACGACGCCGACGTCGAGCGGTTCACGGCCGAAATCGCCGACGGGGACGGCGGGCTGGCCGCCGCGGAGGCGGTCGTCGCGGCCGCGCTCTCCGAGGAGGAGCACGACCGCGTCCGTGCGGCGTGGGACCCGCCACGGCTCAGGCGCGTCTTCCAGGCGCTGTACCTCGGGAGCGACCGCTACCGGGAGCTAGAGGGAGGGGAGCCACCGTTCGAGTCGGTGGGGTACATCCACGACGAACCGGTGCTCGTCACCGAGGGGGCGCTCGCCCGGCTACAGGGAGAGTACGACCTCGGGGTGCTGACCGGCCGTCCCGCCAGCGAGGCCGACATCGCCCTCGACCGCGTCGGCCTCGCGGTCCCGGACGAACACCGCTTCACCATGGACGACTGGGAGGAGGGCAAGCCCCATCCACACGCGCTCGTGACGCTCGCCGAGCGGTTCGACGCCGACCGGATCGCCTTCGTCGGTGACACGCTCGACGACGTCCGGACGGCCGTCAACGCACGGGAGGTCGACACGGGCCGCGAGTACTACGGCATCGGCGTGCTCACCGGCGGCCTCCGGGGCAGCGAGGGGCGGGAGAAGTTCGTCGCCGCGGGCGCCGACGCGGTGGTCGAGACGGTCAACGACCTCTCGGCGCTGTTCGGCGACCTCTGA
- a CDS encoding RNB domain-containing ribonuclease yields the protein MSNDEQAYAGTAEGQGPVEIDAEVARHLKNKREELFEEFELRDQFPHAVLREAEERTEDVQAEIQSEVDERKDLRDLTTWTTDPADAQDFDDAISIEKGDEEYTLWVHIADVSHYVHPGSEMWAEAVKRGNTVYLPAYTVHMLPPILAETVCSLVPNEDRLAHTVEMHIDRETLSFESVDIYKSVINSNERLTYTQCENRLDDENSPLHDENVLAFELADEMHEQRKEDGSLVLNPSRDRAHTIIEECMLKANKAVTHELMWGRGVEAMYRVHPQPTPDQWDKALTEIMELDGVSIPGSSFDDPRKAVNAALEEAPGRSLNKIQRAVLRVMPRAKYMNDPFGGHHALNFDIYGHFTSPIRRLSDLINHWIVHENDVPEDLVELCDRASDRQKDAETAERLYKQFMDEIGLDPYAVNNRGVVTVDEDGNVIDEDGMPPAEDER from the coding sequence ATGTCGAACGACGAGCAGGCGTACGCCGGGACCGCCGAAGGACAGGGCCCGGTGGAGATCGACGCCGAGGTCGCCCGCCACCTCAAGAACAAGCGGGAGGAGCTCTTCGAGGAGTTCGAGCTCCGGGACCAGTTCCCCCACGCCGTCCTCCGCGAGGCCGAGGAGCGAACCGAGGACGTCCAAGCGGAGATACAGAGCGAGGTCGACGAGCGAAAGGACCTCCGCGACCTGACGACGTGGACCACGGACCCCGCGGACGCACAGGACTTCGACGACGCCATCTCCATCGAGAAAGGCGACGAGGAGTACACGCTGTGGGTCCACATCGCCGACGTCTCCCACTACGTCCACCCGGGCTCGGAGATGTGGGCCGAGGCCGTGAAACGCGGGAACACGGTCTACCTTCCCGCCTACACGGTCCACATGCTGCCGCCCATCCTCGCGGAGACGGTCTGTTCTCTGGTCCCGAACGAGGATCGGTTAGCACATACGGTCGAGATGCACATCGACCGCGAGACGCTCTCGTTCGAGTCGGTCGACATCTACAAGTCGGTGATCAACTCGAACGAGCGACTCACCTACACGCAGTGTGAGAACCGCCTCGACGACGAGAATTCGCCGCTGCACGACGAGAACGTTCTGGCCTTCGAACTCGCGGACGAGATGCACGAACAGCGCAAGGAGGACGGTTCGCTCGTCCTGAACCCCAGTCGGGACCGCGCCCACACCATCATCGAGGAGTGCATGCTGAAGGCGAACAAGGCCGTCACGCACGAACTCATGTGGGGCCGCGGCGTCGAGGCGATGTACCGCGTCCACCCCCAGCCCACCCCGGACCAGTGGGACAAAGCCCTCACCGAAATCATGGAACTCGACGGCGTCTCCATCCCGGGGTCGTCGTTCGACGACCCGCGCAAGGCGGTCAACGCCGCGCTCGAAGAGGCACCGGGGCGGTCGCTCAACAAGATTCAGCGCGCCGTCCTCCGCGTGATGCCCCGGGCGAAGTACATGAACGACCCGTTCGGCGGCCACCACGCGCTGAACTTCGACATCTACGGCCACTTCACCTCACCCATCCGACGGCTCTCCGATCTGATCAACCACTGGATCGTCCACGAGAACGACGTGCCCGAGGACCTCGTCGAACTGTGCGACCGCGCCTCGGACAGACAGAAGGACGCCGAAACCGCAGAACGACTCTACAAGCAGTTCATGGACGAGATCGGACTCGACCCCTACGCGGTGAACAACCGCGGGGTCGTCACCGTCGACGAGGACGGAAACGTCATCGACGAGGACGGGATGCCGCCCGCGGAAGACGAGCGATAG
- a CDS encoding cyclase family protein: MSLAEYVDLTHEFRDGMPGFRMRDEDGTEIEYTAEISPFLTHEETRPMYDGRASFEITEMTFQTAVGTYLDAPAHRFPGARDVADLTLDELVNDGVVVDVRGRDPYEAVDGSVLPDDADLAGAAVLFNFGWDTHWGTEAYREYPYVSEALVDRLVDAGVALVGVDTINADDDRNPARPTHTKLLDAGVPVVENLRGLDALHDRPFRFHAVPIRAVGAAAMPIRAYAELR; encoded by the coding sequence ATGTCCCTTGCCGAGTACGTCGACCTGACGCACGAGTTCCGAGACGGAATGCCGGGCTTCCGCATGCGCGACGAGGACGGAACCGAAATCGAGTACACGGCCGAAATCAGCCCGTTCCTCACGCACGAGGAGACCCGCCCGATGTACGACGGCCGCGCGTCGTTCGAGATCACCGAGATGACGTTTCAGACCGCCGTCGGCACGTATCTGGACGCTCCGGCACATCGGTTCCCCGGCGCACGCGACGTCGCCGACCTCACGCTGGACGAACTCGTCAACGACGGGGTCGTCGTCGACGTCCGGGGGCGCGACCCGTACGAGGCGGTCGACGGGTCCGTCCTCCCGGACGACGCCGACCTCGCGGGGGCGGCGGTGCTGTTCAACTTCGGGTGGGACACCCACTGGGGGACCGAGGCGTACCGCGAGTACCCGTACGTCTCCGAGGCGCTCGTCGACCGACTCGTCGACGCAGGCGTCGCGCTGGTCGGTGTGGACACGATCAACGCCGACGACGACCGTAACCCCGCCCGTCCCACACACACGAAACTCCTCGACGCCGGCGTTCCCGTGGTGGAGAACCTCCGTGGACTGGACGCACTCCACGACCGACCGTTCCGGTTTCACGCCGTTCCCATCCGCGCCGTCGGCGCCGCCGCGATGCCCATCCGAGCGTACGCGGAGCTCCGGTGA
- a CDS encoding GIDE domain-containing protein: MVFAPLVVVGLLPLVLALFVLVHVVRGFGDAAAVLRTRRVSVLSLAEGLDGSVALSGRARPTASGETLPAPLSGDEALVVEHEVAEQRSDGDGGRTWTRVDERRAAVPFVLDDGTAGVRVDPAAATLSLAPDEVCRVDADETVPAGLERLAADAGVDVDPRLLELGPLDIAVGRARRFTERCLHPGDDVTVVGTPTPDRGEVGSVNAVVASGDPFVVADAAPRTVAGRLAVEWGLHLAVAVLLGVVGGAVVYGGLVVA, from the coding sequence GTGGTCTTCGCCCCGCTCGTCGTCGTCGGTCTCCTCCCGCTCGTTCTCGCGCTGTTCGTTCTCGTCCACGTCGTCCGCGGCTTCGGCGACGCCGCGGCCGTCCTCCGAACCCGTCGCGTCTCCGTGCTCTCACTGGCCGAAGGCCTCGACGGGAGCGTGGCGCTCTCCGGTCGTGCACGCCCCACCGCGTCCGGTGAGACGCTGCCGGCACCGCTCAGCGGTGACGAGGCGCTCGTCGTCGAACACGAGGTGGCGGAACAGCGCTCCGACGGGGACGGCGGCCGGACGTGGACCCGCGTCGACGAGCGCCGCGCGGCGGTTCCGTTCGTCCTCGACGACGGCACCGCGGGGGTGAGAGTCGACCCCGCGGCGGCGACGCTCAGTCTCGCACCCGACGAGGTGTGTCGCGTCGACGCCGACGAGACGGTGCCGGCGGGGCTCGAACGACTCGCGGCCGACGCGGGCGTCGACGTCGACCCCCGCCTCCTCGAACTCGGCCCGCTCGACATCGCCGTCGGTCGCGCCCGGCGGTTCACCGAGCGCTGTCTCCACCCCGGCGACGACGTGACGGTCGTCGGCACGCCGACCCCCGACCGCGGCGAGGTGGGGAGCGTCAACGCCGTCGTCGCGTCGGGCGACCCGTTCGTCGTGGCCGACGCCGCCCCGCGAACGGTTGCGGGACGACTCGCCGTCGAGTGGGGGCTCCATCTCGCGGTGGCCGTCCTCCTCGGTGTCGTGGGGGGTGCGGTCGTCTACGGCGGCCTCGTCGTCGCGTAA
- a CDS encoding DUF7562 family protein, with product MWRSRSNRDRKTVVCIACGESVLRADAREYDKEGNRWDRHDKEFEYLCKACYRTLCHQPRNELESLILGIEQDGLSQEEFLSRYVGAVEERYGSAEERER from the coding sequence ATGTGGCGTTCTCGGTCGAACCGAGACCGAAAAACCGTCGTCTGCATCGCCTGTGGCGAGTCGGTGCTCCGCGCCGATGCGCGCGAATACGACAAGGAGGGGAACCGCTGGGACCGACACGACAAGGAGTTCGAGTACCTGTGTAAAGCGTGCTACCGCACGCTCTGTCACCAGCCGCGGAACGAACTCGAATCGCTCATCCTGGGCATCGAACAGGACGGCCTCAGTCAGGAGGAGTTCCTCTCCCGATACGTCGGCGCCGTCGAGGAGCGGTACGGCTCGGCCGAGGAACGCGAACGCTGA
- a CDS encoding RNA-binding protein — protein MEVKSRHHLRSDEIRDLRETIEAQTGVDLDGDAFEKVDLTETRFDVVLVDGSPAVMFVDGDPYLTVTGANDYSPTEHVVTVDAGAVSFVSGGADVMRPGIVDADVDIDEGDLVAIKEETHGKVLAIGRALVPGAEMTGDSGKVVESVHHVGDDLYELSI, from the coding sequence ATGGAAGTCAAGTCTCGACACCACCTGCGGAGCGACGAAATCCGCGACCTGCGCGAGACCATCGAGGCACAGACCGGCGTCGACCTGGACGGCGACGCGTTCGAGAAGGTCGACCTCACCGAGACCAGGTTCGACGTCGTCCTCGTCGACGGCTCCCCCGCGGTGATGTTCGTCGACGGCGACCCCTACCTCACGGTCACGGGCGCGAACGACTACTCCCCGACGGAACACGTCGTGACCGTCGACGCCGGCGCCGTCTCGTTCGTCTCCGGCGGCGCGGACGTGATGCGCCCCGGCATCGTCGACGCCGACGTGGACATCGACGAGGGCGACCTCGTGGCGATCAAGGAAGAGACCCACGGGAAGGTGCTCGCCATCGGTCGCGCCCTCGTGCCGGGGGCGGAGATGACCGGGGACTCGGGGAAGGTCGTCGAGAGCGTCCACCACGTCGGCGACGACCTGTACGAACTGAGCATCTGA